Below is a genomic region from Procambarus clarkii isolate CNS0578487 chromosome 63, FALCON_Pclarkii_2.0, whole genome shotgun sequence.
TTCGTGTGACCTGGTGCCTCCACGTGACCTGGTGCCCCCACGTAACCTGGTGCCTCCGTGTGACCTGGTGCCTCCGTGTGACCTGGTGCCTCCGTGTGACCTGGTGCCTCCGTGTGACCTGGTGCCTCCACGTGACCTGATGCCTCCGTGTGACCTGGGGCCCCCGTGTGACCTGGTGCCTTCGTGTGACCTGGTGCCTCCATGTGATCTGGTGCCTCCACGTGACCTGGTGCCTCCACGTGACCTGGTGCCTCCATGTGATCTCGTGCCTCCACGTGACCTGATGCCTTCACGTGACGTGCCTACACGTGACCTGGTGCCTCCGTGTGACCTGGTGCCCCCCGTGTGACCTGGTGCCCCCCGTGTGACCTGGTGCCTCTGTGTGACCTGGTGCCTCTGTGTGACCTGGTGCCTCCGTGTGACCTAGTGCCTCCACGTGACCTGGTGCCTCCACGTGACCTGGTGCCTCCACGTGACCTGGTGCCTCCATGTGACCTGATGCCTCCACGTGACCTGATGCCTTCACGTGACCTGGTGCCTCCACGTGACCTGGTGCCTCCACGTAACCTGGTGCCTCCGTGTGACCTGGTGCCTCCGTGTGACCTGGTGCCTCCGTGTGACCTGGTGCCTCCACGTGACCTGGTGCCTCCACGTGACCTGGTGCCTCCGTGTGACCTGGTGCCTCCGTGTGACCTGGTGCCTCCGTGTGACCTGGTGCCTCCACGTGACCTGGTGCCTCCACGTGACCTGGTGCCTCCACGTGACTTGGTGCGCCCGTGTGACCTGGGGCCTCCACATGACCTGGTGCATCCGTGTGACCTGGTGCCTCCGTGTGACCTGGTGCCTCCGTGTGACCTGGTGCCTCCGTGTGACCTCGTGCCTCCACGTAGCCTGGGGCCTCCACGTGACCTGGTGCCCCCTTGAGACCTGGTGCCTCCACGTGACCTGGTGCCTCCACGTGACCTGGTGCCTCCACGTGACCTGGTGCCTCCACGTGACTTGGTGCCTCCACGTGACTTGGTGCCCCCGTGTGACCTGGTGCCTCCACGTGACCTGGTGCCTCCACGTGACCTGGTGCCTCCACGTGACCTGGTGCCTCCACGTGACCTGGTGCCTCCGTGTGACCTGGTGCCTCCGTGTGACCTGGTGCCCCCGTGTGACCTGGTGCCTCCGTGTGACCTGGTGCCTCCACGTGTCCTGGTGCCTCCACGTGACCTGGTGCCTCCGTGTGACCTGGGGCCTCTACGTGACCTGGTGCCTCCGTGTGACCTGGTGCCTCCACGTGACTTAGTGCCTCCGTGTGACCTGGAGCCTCCACGTGACTTAGTGCCTCCGTGTGACCTAGTGCCTCCACGTGACTTAGTGCCTCCGTGTGACCTAGTGCCCCCGTGTGACCTGGGGCCTCCGTGTGACCTGGTGTCTCCGTGTGACCTGGTGCCTCCGTGTGACCTGGTGTCTCCGTGTGACCTGGTGCCTCCACGGGACCTGGTGCCTCCACGTGACCTGGTGCCTCCACGTGACCTGGTGCCTCCACGTGACCTGGTGCCTCCACGTAACCTGGTGTCTCCGTGTGACCTGGTGCCTCCACGTGACTTAGTGCCTCCGTGTGACCTGGTGCCTCCACGTGACCTGGTGCCTCCACGTGACCTGGTGCCTCCACGTTACCTGGGGCCTCCACGTGACCTGGTGCCTCCACGTGACCTGGTGTCTCCGTGTGACCTGGTGCCTCCACGTGACTTAGTGCCTCCGTGTGACCTGGAGCCTCCGTGTGACCTGGAGCCTCCGTGTGACCTGGTGCCTCCGTGTGACCTGGTGCCTCCACGTGACCTGGTGCCTCCACGTGACCTGGTGCCTCCACGTGACCCGGTGCCTCCACGTGACTTGGTGCCCCCGTGTGACCTGGGGCCTCCACATGACCTGGTGCATCCGTGTGACCTGGTGCCCCCTGTGTGACCTGGTGCCTCCGTGTGACCTCGTGCCTCCACGTAGCCTGGGGCCTCCACGTGACCTGGTGCCCCCTTGAGACCTGGTGCCTCCACGTGACCTGGTGCCTCCACGTGACCTGGTGCCTCCACGTGACCTGGTGCCTCCACGTGACCTGGTGCCTCCACGTGACTTGGTGCCTCCACGTGACTTGGTGCCCCCGTGTGACCTGGTGCCTCCACGTGACCTGGTGCCTCCACGTGACCTGGTGCCTCCACGTGACCTGGTGCCTCCACGTAACCTGGTGCCCCCGTGTGACCTGGTGCCTCCACGTGACCTGGAGCCTCCACGTGACCTGGTGCCTCCACGTGACCTGGTGCCTCCGTGTGACCTGGTGCCCCCGTGTGACCTGGTGCCCCCGTGTGACCTGGTGCCTCCGTGTGACCTGGTGCCTCCACGTGTCCTGGTGCCTCCACGTGTCCTGGTGCCTCCGTGTGACCTGGTGCCTCTACGTGACCTGGTGCCTTTGTGTGACCTGGTGCCCCCGTGTGACCTGGTGCCCCCGTGTGACCTGGTGCCTCCACGTAGCCTGGGGCCTCCACGTGACCTGGTGCCCCCTTGAGACCTGGTGCCTCTGTGTGACCTGGTGCTTTTGCGTGACCTGGAGATTCCACGTGACCTGGTGATTCCACGTGACCTGGTGCCCCCGTGTGACCTGGTGCCTCCGTGTGACCTGGTGCCTCCACGTAACCTGGTGCCCCCGTGTGACCTGGTGCCTCCACGTGACCTGGTGCCTCCACGTGACCTGGTTCCTCCGTGTGACCTGGTGTCTCCCTGTGACCTGGTGCCTCCATGTGACCTGGTGCCTCCGTGTGACCTAGTGCCTCCACGTGACCTGGTGCCTCCACGTGACCTGGTGCCTCCGTGTGACCTGGTGCCTCCACGTGACCTGGTGCCTCCACGTGACCTGGTGCCTCCACGTGACCTGGTGCCTCCACGTGACCTGGTGTCTCCGTGTGACCTGGTGCCTCCACGTGACTTAGTGCCTCCGTGTGACCTGGAGCCTCCGTGTGACCTGGAGCCTTCGTGTGACCTGGTGCCTCCACGTGACCTGGTGCCTCCACGTGACCTGGTGCCTCCACGTGACCTGGGGCCTCCACGTGACCTGGTGCCTCCACGTGACCTGGTGTCTCCGTGTGACCTGGTGCCTCCACGTGACTTAGTGCCTCCGTGTGACCTGGAGCCTCCGTGTGACCTGGTGCCTCCGTGTGACCTGGTGCCTCCGTGTGACCTGGTGCCTCCACGTGACCTGGTGCCTCCGTGTGACCTAGTGCCCCCGTGTGACCTGGGGCCTCCACGTGACCTGGGGCCTCCACGTGACCTGGTGTCTCCACGTGACCTGGTGCCCCCCGTTTGACCTGGTGCCTCCGTGTGACCTAGTGCCCCCGTCTGACCTGGTGCCTCCGTGTGACCTGGTGCCTCCGTGTGACCTGGTGCCCCCGTGTGACCTGGTGCCTCCGTGTGACCTGGTGCCCCCCGTGTGACCTGGTGCCCCCCGTGTGACCTGGTGCCTCCGTGTGACCTGGTGCCCCCGTGTGACCTGGTGCCTCCACGTGACCTGGTGCCCCCCGTTTGACCTGGTGCCTCCGTGTGACCTGGTGCCCCCGTGTGACCTGGTGCCTCCACGTGACCTGGTGCCCCCCGTTTGACCTGGTGCCTCCGTGTGACCTGGTGCCCCCGTGTGACCTGGTGCCTCCACGTGACCTGGTGCCCCCCGTTTGACCTGGTGCCTCCGTGTGACCTGGTGCCCCCGTGTGACCTGGTGCCTCCGTATGACCTGGTGCCCCCGTGTGACCTGGTGCCTCCACGTGACCTGGTGCCCCCGTGTGACCTGGTGCCCCCCGTGTGACCTGGTGCCTCCACGTGACCTGGTGCCTCCACGTGACCTGGTGCCCCCGTGTGACCTGGTGCCCCCGTGTGACCTGGTGCCCCCCGTGTGACCTGGTGCCCCCGTGTGACCTGGTGCCTCCATGTGACCTGGTGCCCCCGTGTGACCTGGTGCCCCCCGTGTGACCTGGTGCCTCCACGTGACCTGGTGCCTCCACGTGACCTGGTGCCTCCACGTGACCTGCAGCAGTGGAGGGAGTGGtccctggggggggggacctcgtgTCTCGACAATTGCTCATAACTCACAGTTTTGCCACAAATATTCGTATCATTTTGAATCTGTTAATTATGATTAATCTTTACAAATCGTTCAACATGATCAATAAAACATTGACATTTTATATAGTCATTTAGCAAGCCAGAAGGTTAGTACAGAAGTACAGGGTGAAGGTAAgacaaagcgccaagccattacatgaATATATAGTGCTTGGAAggcgtcaggataaggatttgtgatgggatgaagggaaggaatggtgccatgccacttggacggtcggggattgaacgcagacctgcaagaaacgagaccgtcgctctaccgtccagtataATTGGCTGGGCTTCGACATGAGGTTGAACACTGTAATGTACTGACATACACAGAGataaatcacattaacatgatatgtcaatgaacaaatccacaggagccgtgatgagcgtTCGAACCTGTCATGTCACTCCGTGCCACATCATCCTGGGACCATGAACCTTCCCGTAAATCACCAAAAAACCCTCTTGGCCTCATACCCTCCTGGCCTCAtacacccaaccacttggcctggacggtagagcgacagtctcgcttcatgcaggtcggcgttcaatccccgaccatccacaagtggttgggcaccattccttccccccgtcccatcccaaacccttatcctgaccctttcccagtgctatatagtagtaatggcttggtgcttccccctcatagttcccttcctgGCCTCATACCCTCCTCGTCTCATAATGTTGTCTAGGGTGTAGGAAACGTCTAGAAAAAAATCCAGcagtttactggtggtggtgtgggggtgggggggggtgtatacACGACACCGCTCTATACACGACACATCCACAACTGTTATCGGAATTAACAAAAACTCAAGTCCAGGAGCAGCTGTCGCTAGGCCACAATCGCCTAACAACACGATTGGCTggctatgtgggtctgcgggccgctccaagcaacagcctggtggaccaaactctgacAAGTCAAGCCAAGCCTGGACaggcttggggagtggaagaagTCCCAGAATCCCCTCAACCAGGTAACAGTGGTACACCAGTCACCTGTAGACCGGCTATAAAGTCATGACCATAGTGGGTAGGGACACACAGTACCAGACTGGGGTCAAGTCTCAGTCTGGACATCAGTAACACCAGAGTCCTCTCCTGCCTGCACAAGACTGAGTCCcctcaaggggcctcgtagcctggtggatagcgcgcaggactcgtaattctgtggcgcgggttcgattcccgcacgaggcagaaacaaatgggcaaagtttctttcaccctatgcccctgttacctagcagtaaataggtacctgggtgttagtcagctgtcacgggctgcttcctgggggtggaggcctggtcgaggaccgggccgcggggacactaaagccccgaaatcatctcaagataacctcaagataaccctcgggACTGACAAAAGTCTAAACTTGCCTTCAGAAAACCTAAGTCCCAACTTGACCAAGACTAAGTCCTCAGTGACCCGAAAAGTGACAAAGTCAATTAATTACTGTACGAAAGTACAAGTCCACAACTGCTTGACAAAAATCGAAGTCAATTACAGGTCTTCCAAACGTTAGAACTACAATGACTGGTAACGTGACAGTCAAAATTTCCTCTCAAAAGTCTAAGTCCTATAACTCTGCAAGAATTATATAACCTCCAATATCGAGTACAGAAATATACATTACAGCCTTAAAGTATATGATAAGACTCTGGAACATAGAGAGATGTTCACTACACAAGAATACAGTGCACACAGTatatcatacatacatatatacacaacacGGCTACCAACCTCGTCAGATTAGCTATAACACTCACAggcaaaggggagggggggggggtaatgacaGTAGCTTCGCCAGCCGGCCTAAACGAGCAGTTAACACTTGGTCAACAACCCATCGATATATACAAAGAATAACATATAGTAGCATACACAGGTATATAATGACATTTTACTATAAATGACCCAAAGGTCACATAgggaaataatgaaaataaatgtaTATTGACAATAGATAATGATTACAGCGTACCCAGTCATAACTGGTGGAGGCTGGGTCGTGACACAACCTGTGTCCTGGGTGTCCCCAGGCGCGCTCTAGTCCACTGCCCCACGGCATAAtcaaaataattgcaacctggggtactactgcacccacaagggTCTCCAGGCTTCCAATGAAACCTAACCGGGGTTCCACACAATTTCCCCCAtacactctggctctgtcgtccAGTACCGTACCTAACCCCAGTTAGGcgtcagtggaagcctcgggatccTTGTGAGTGCAGCAGATCCCCAGGttccaattcttttgaccatgtggtgGCTCAGTGGACTAGAGcgcgcctgggaacacccagcacataggaCTGACATCTTAGTGTCTAGCCGTTGTCACTGTTCCTATTGCCAACTGTTGACATGGTTGTAAACACAGCTTGgggaacacaaacaagggaaaTTAATGTAGGTGTTCGAATATCCGTTAGCAGTGGTCGACGTACTCGACTCACATTCAAGGGACCTGGGTTCAGTCCAAATGGAAGACAGAAACGGTTGGACATGTTCCCttttacctgatgcctctgttcacctagcaataaattagATACCCGGGAGTAAGTCAACTGTCGTTCGTTGCATATTGTGTTAAGTCAGTAGCtgacctagggggggggggggaccgcgATAAGCCTAAGTGCGGGAAATAATATTCAGTGGATGAACATTACACATTACAGGAAGAACGCGTTTGGATGGTTACCATGTGTGGGTTGGTGGCAGCTGAGGTCCTCATCACGTGTGGGCAAGATCACCTCGATAAATATCTGGTAATATAGGAGGAGACAGACAATGAGGTGTAGTTGGTCAACTACCGTTCATCACTACCAGACCAACTTGCTGTGAGGCAAATGTTAAAGTGTGTCGTATTCCGTCTACCGCTGTGCACTCCCTTCTCTCCGTTTGTCACTCCTTAACATATACAGCAGTTTAGTCATCAAACTCCAGCAACCCTCAGCGCCAAAATAAGTCGATACACAGTAAACATACAACATTACGGTGCATTAATGTTTACAAATGTGTGTCATTTTTAACGGATTAGTCGGTGGTAAAagtggaggtgttgggtgggaggacacgaggggggggggggggatagcgcCTAACTTACTAGGAGAGAAGTGTTGAAGTGAGAGTGAAGCTCCCGTGTCCCCACGAGGCCAGCTTGTATAACTATACCATTGGTGACACAGGCAGTAAGTCACTGAAGGGGACTTTTGCagcaacaaccgtggacatcttcaagacaaAACTAGAttctttcttcaagaagtgctggaccaaccgggctgtggtggatatgtagaAAGTagatttggggagtagaagaactcccagaaccccatcaagcaggtatcaagcaggtaagcaggtatgcgggccgctccaagcaacagcctgttggaataagctctcacaagtcaagcctggcctcaggccaggcttggggagtagaagaactctcagaactccatcaagcaggtaccccatcaagcaggtacgccatcaagcaggtacgccatcaagcaggtacgccatcaagcaggtacaccatcaagcaggtacgccatcaagcaggtacaccatcaagcaggtaccccatcaagcaggtacaccatcaagcaggtacaccatcaagcaggtacaccatcaagcaggtaccccatcaagcaggtaccccatcaagcaggtacaccatcaagcaggtacaccatcaagcaggtacaccatcaagcaggtaccccaTCAATCAGGGGATACCTGACGCTAGGTATGGTGGTCTGGCCAGGGTGCGGGGTGGTTGTTTACTGCTTACCTATAAggacttacctatcagtgatgaGGGGAAAGTGAGCTCTAGCTCTGTATGCCCTGGCTGCTGGCCTTGGTGGGTCTGTCGGAACAACAAGTCCAGTAATAATTGAAGTATTCTGACGGTCTAATTTTTTGTCGAATGTGGCCTTAAaattgtgggtggaggtggcttccacaactaatTCTTTCAGTGCATTCAACCCGTACAGGGTTGAATGCTTTACGAGTTGTTGACAACCCATGTAGGGTGTAAGTATTTCCTTATATTTATGCCTCACtttcgtttccagcttccacatatGTCCTCTCGTCCTACCTTCTCTCACTTTAAAGTCAGTTCCTCTCAGTATCCTGTATATTGCAGTCATGTCCCTCTCTGTTTCAGCTCTTCTCTAGGGTTGTAAGAGCAAGCTCCCTCAACCTATCACTGTACCTCAGcccctattttgttacaaatcttGGTACCTTTCAAGTTTTGTTTTATGCTTCACGTCATGCGGACTCCAGACAGGTGCTGCTTATACCAACATTGTTCTAAAAAAAATTGTGTAGATTGCATTTAAAGAGCCTTGATTTAAGTTTCTAAACGACGTCCGAATGCTTGGGAGCGCCTTAATGCTACCCTTCGCCTTATGGTGtaggtatgtactcacctagttgggcttacgggggttgagttttggctctttagtcccgcctctcgaccgtcaatcaactgatgtacagattcctgagcctactgggctttatcatatctacatttgaaactaagtatggagtcagcctccaccacatcactgcctagtgcattccatttactaattacTGACACTAGGCTGGGTCCCACCTACTGGCTGGGTCCCACCTACTGGCTGGGTCCCACCTACTGGCTGGGTCCCACCTACTGGCTGGGGCCCACCTACTGGCTGGGTCCCACCTACTGGCTGGGGCCCACCTACTGACTGGGGCCCACCTACTGGCTGGGGCCCACCTACTGGCTTGGGCCCACCTACTGGCTGGGGACCACCTATTGGCTGGGGACCACCTACTGGCTGGGGACCACCTACTGGCTGGGGACCACCTACTGGCTGGGGACCACCTACTGGCTGGGGACCACCTACTGGCTGGGGACCACCTACTGGCTGGGGACCACCTACTGGCTCGGGACCACCTACTGGCTGGGTCCCACCTACTGGCTGGGTCCCACCTACTGGCTGGGTCCCACCTACTGGCTGGGTCCCACCTACTGGCTGGGTCCCACCTACTGGCTGGGGCCCACCTACTGGCTGGGGCCCACCTACTGGCTGGGGCCCACCTACTGGCTGGGGACCACCTACTGGCTGGGGACCACTCTCTGGCTGGGGACCACCTACTGGCTGGGGCCCACCTACTGGCTGGGGCCCACCTACTGGCTGGGTCCCACCTACTGGCTGGGGCCCACCTACTGGCTGGGGACCACCTACTGACTGGGGCCCACCTACTGACTGGGGACCACCTACTGGCTGGGTCCCACTCTCTGACTGGGGCCCACTCTCTGGCTGGGGCCCACCTACTGGCTGGGGCCCACCATCTGGCTGGGGCTCACCCTCTGGCTGGGTCCCACCTACTGGCTGGGGCCCACCTACTGGCTGGGGCCCACCCTCTGGCTGGGTCCCACCTACTGGCTGGGTCCCACCTACTGGCTGGGGCCCACCTACTGGCTGGGGACCACCTACTGGCTGGGGACCACCTACTGGCTGGGGACCACCTACTGGCTGGGTCCCACTCTCTGGCTGGGGCCCACCTACTGGCTGGGTCCCACCTACTGGCTGGGGCCCACCTACTGGCTGGGGACCACCTACTGACTGGGGCCCACCTACTGACTGGGGCCCACCTACTGGCTGGGGACCACCTACTGGCTGGGGACCACCTACTGGCTGGGTCCCACTCTCTGGCTGGGGCCCACCTACTGGCTGGGGCCCACCTACTGACTGGGGCCCACCTACTGACTGGGGCCCACCTACTGACTGGGGCCCACCTACTGGCTGGGGACCACCTACTGGCTGGGTCCCACTCTCTGGCTGGAGCCCACTCTCTGGCTGGAGCCCACTCTCTGGCTGGGGCCCACCTACTGGCTGGGGACAACCTACTGACTGGGGCCCACCTACTGACTGGGGCCCACCTACTGGCTGGGGACCACCTACTGACTGGGGCCCACCTACTGGCTGGGGACCACCTACTGACTGGGTCCCACCCTCTGGCAGGGTCCCACCCTCTGGCAGGGTCCCACCCACTGGCTGGGTCCCACCCACTGGCTGGGTCCCACCCACTGGCACGGTCCCACCCACTGGCAGGGTCCCACCCACTGGCTGGGTCCCACTCACTGGCACGGTCCCACCCACTGGCAAGGTCCCACCCACTGGCAGGGTCCCACCCACTGGCAGGGTCCCACCCACTGGCAAGGTCCCACCCACTGGCAGGGTCCCACCCACTGGCAAGGTCCCACCCACTGGCAGGGTCCCACCCACTGGCAGGGTCCCACCCACTGGCAAGGTCCCACCCACTGGCAGGGTCCCACCCACTGGCAGGGTCCCACCCACTGGCAGGGTCCCACCCACTGGCAAGGTCCCACCCACTGGCAGGGTCCCACCCACTGGCAAGGTCCCACCCACTGGCAAGGTCCCACCCACTGGCAGGGTCCCAGCCACTGGCAAGGTCCCACCCACTGGCAAGGTCCCACCCACTGGCAAGGTCCCACCCACTGGCAAGGTCCCACCCACTGGCAAGGTCCCACCTTCTGGCAGGGTCCCACCCACTGGCAGGGTCCTGCCTGGCGCCTTGAACTTTCCTGAAGTGAGAGATCTTGGAGGTTGTGGTGAGAAGTGAAGGAGAAAAGCAGGGAGAAGAGGAAGGTGAGGAGGAGAgggtgaaggagaccatattgaatacttcatacccaagacttctacaaattagaggtattaccaggcaacatcaccgtgacaaggtaactgaggaaaggaggatagaagcacaaatcagtgaatctgtacgatggtacaacatggttgcagctggcaatcccaatcattatggccgaagaggtggTGGCCGAGGGAGAGAATAAGTAATAGCAAGaacccgtcttggatacaaatatccatggagattcagaatggaaacagttgagcagcggagttgcagaatctgtgatgagagtgacgaacaccgccttgaccactacctatgTGAATGTGAATATGCGAGACACATAAGAAATGTGGGTAGAATAATGAACCACACATTGAGTTAGGAAAAAACTATTTGTCGAACATAGAtaatgttcttaaaagattcccccattttgcaccccccAAGATAACTTAAGACTTTAAGGgtcgacagatgttaatcttctagtttgaggagctgttcacttgagacagtcaagcaagtcccagctgtgtctgggtacaagtgacaggatgaacaacccagcgggttttcttcctattggggagtgttgtacacgctgctatggcggtgtgtccactcacaggatgagtggcgctgcccaatatactcgcccctcggggcaaaatttaaaatttaaattttagagTGGAAGAGcggtagatggggggggggagggagagggggtagatgggggggggagggggtagatgggggggggaggaggtagagGAGTATGAGAGCAGGCCGCCCCTACCACCCTATGAAGTttgataaattaatataatatgatataaTTTTTCTATAGCTGCACAGCTAGTTGGTTAAGACTAGGGGTGGAGCGAAgacaagagggggggggtgaggtgtgtggactccaagagaggggggtgaggtgtgtggactccaagagaggggggtgaggtgtgtggactccaagagaggggggtgaggtgtgtggactccaagagagggaggtgaggtgtgtggactccaagagaggggggtgaggtgtgtggactccaagagagggaggtgaggggtgtggactccaagagagggaggtgaggggtgtggactccaagagagtggggtgaggtgtgtggactccaagagaggggggtgaggtgtgtggactccaagagagggaggtgaggtgtgtggactccaagagagggaggtgaggtgtgtggactccgagaggggtgaggtgtgtggactccaagagaggggggtgaggtgtgtggactccaagagagggaggtgaggggtgtGGACTTAAGAGAgtggggtgaggtgtgtggactccaagagaggggggtgaggtgtgtggactccaagagagggaggtgaggtgtgtggactccaagagagggaggtgaggtgtgtggactccaagagagggaggtgaggtgtgtggactccgagaggggtgaggtgtgtggactccaagagaggggggtgaggtgtgtggactccaagagagggtggtgaggtgtgtggactccaagagagggggggtgaggtgtgtggactccaagagaggggggtgaggtgtgtggactccaagagagggaggtgaggtgtgtggactccgagaggggtgaggtgtgtggactccaagagagggtggtgaggtgtgtggactccaagagagggaggtgaggtgtgtgggcTCCAAGAgagggtggtgaggggtgtgggctccaagagagggaggtgaggggtgtggactccaagagagggtggtgaggtgtgtggactccaagagagggggggtgaggtgtgtggactccaagagagggtggtgaggtgtgtggactccaagagagggggggtgaggtgtgtggactccaagagaggggggtgaggtgtgtggactccaagagagggtggtgaggtgtgtggactccaagagagggggggtgaggtgtgtggactccaagagagggtggtgaggggtgtgggctccaagagagggaggtgaggtgtgtgggcTCCAAGAgagggtggtgaggggtgtgggctccaagagagggaggtgaggggtgtggactccaagagaggggggtgaggtgtgtggactccaagagagtggggtgaggtgt
It encodes:
- the LOC123769598 gene encoding uncharacterized protein translates to MPPRDLMPSRDLVPPRDLVPPRNLVPPCDLVPPCDLVPPCDLVPPRDLVPPRDLVPPCDLVPPCDLVPPCDLVPPRDLVPPRDLVPPRDLVRPCDLGPPHDLVHPCDLVPPCDLVPPCDLVPPCDLVPPHLVPPRDLVPPRDLVPPRDLVPPRDLVPPRDLVPPCDLVPPRDLVPPRDLVPPRDLVPPRDLVPPCDLVPPCDLVPPCDLVPPCDLVPPRVLVPPRDLVPPCDLGPLRDLVPPCDLVPPRDLVPPCDLEPPRDLVPPCDLVPPRDLVPPCDLVPPCDLGPPCDLVSPCDLVPPCDLVSPCDLVPPRDLVPPRDLVPPRDLVPPRDLVPPRNLVSPCDLVPPRDLVPPCDLVPPRDLVPPRDLVPPRYLGPPRDLVPPRDLVSPCDLVPPRDLVPPCDLEPPCDLEPPCDLVPPCDLVPPRDLVPPRDLVPPRDPVPPRDLVPPCDLGPPHDLVHPYLVPPRDLVPPRDLVPPRDLVPPRDLVPPRDLVPPRDLVPPCDLVPPRDLVPPRDLVPPRDLVPPRNLVPPCDLVPPRDLEPPRDLVPPRDLVPPCDLVPPCDLVPPCDLVPPCDLVPPRVLVPPRVLVPPCDLVPLRDLVPLCDLVPPCDLVPPCDLIPRDLVIPRDLVPPCDLVPPCDLVPPRNLVPPCDLVPPRDLVPPRDLVPPCDLVSPCDLVPPCDLVPPCDLVPPRDLVPPRDLVPPCDLVPPRDLVPPRDLVPPRDLVPPRDLVSPCDLVPPRDLVPPCDLEPPCDLEPSCDLVPPRDLVPPRDLVPPRDLGPPRDLVPPRDLVSPCDLVPPRDLVPPCDLEPPCDLVPPCDLVPPCDLVPPRDLVPPCDLVPPCDLGPPRDLGPPRDLVSPRDLVPPV